The following are from one region of the Hyla sarda isolate aHylSar1 chromosome 6, aHylSar1.hap1, whole genome shotgun sequence genome:
- the LOC130277445 gene encoding posterior protein-like, whose protein sequence is MELVEKFVEKHASAKYQTCVDGSLGDQFLALRMQCQEYNGNIDCKKKSKKWKKEKLGNEILLLMKIKEIAEEKETKWQNERRQMKESLDKIAEFVLEISAESSNELGNLKAEIEELTERNKGLVELAERYELKVGSNRSHLLSLENKISQMEVVIADLEGQLSKARSQLVSQEQHIRSLTLHKCKVTNICTISSMDGGEVTGMVADSPPALTIQDRLHLCKVIGECNTSESPITLSNRFEAVVKQYHLDNKDAWSLLRAWLPGTLAAQLTSAHIDDNDHRGEEFRRKELQRVLGGRDIRGEDALRKLRFRRCDDPVMFCNDYLSLYKCVYNCPEMSQDDTNFLYSMANRCNVDYTTRLALRNTSSHEKCINILRDWCEGSGDRNKTPENISVVYRPRRKWWVRYCYKCGRPGHIKRYCETSNVHPEPIDHSSQQEVSSVQPEGENTTQNKEVTQRCEEMGDMETDPVIFTSNSPTKQCPNVNEEETKKQKDTSPCEQQKAGINIPMYNPWGNLPFLLFLSWSQIALPLLLNSSAQSANMCW, encoded by the coding sequence ATGGAACTTGTGGAGAAGTTTGTGGAGAAGCATGCCTCTGCTAAGTACCAGACATGTGTAGATGGATCTCTGGGAGATCAGTTTTTGGCATTGAGGATGCAGTGCCAGGAATATAATGGTAACATTGATTGTAAAAAGAAAAGCAAGAAGTGGAAGAAAGAAAAGTTAGGTAATGAAATCTTATTGCTTATGAAAATTAAGGAGATAGCGGAAGAGAAGGAGACCAAGTGGCAGAATGAGAGGAGGCAGATGAAAGAGAGTTTAGATAAGATTGCAGAGTTTGTTCTTGAAATTTCTGCTGAGTCCAGTAATGAATTGGGAAATTTAAAGGCAGAAATAGAGGAATTAACCGAAAGAAACAAAGGGCTGGTGGAGTTGGCAGAGAGGTATGAGCTTAAGGTTGGCTCTAACAGGTCCCATTTATTGTCTTTAGAGAATAAGATTAGTCAGATGGAGGTGGTGATAGCTGATTTAGAAGGGCAGCTGTCTAAAGCAAGATCCCAGCTAGTCAGCCAAGAGCAGCACATCCGGTCCCTTACATTGCATAAATGTAAAGTAACAAATATCTGCACAATCTCATCTATGGATGGGGGCGAGGTAACAGGCATGGTAGCTGATAGTCCTCCAGCATTGACCATCCAGGACAGACTTCATTTGTGTAAAGTTATTGGAGAATGTAATACAAGTGAATCACCCATAACTTTATCCAATAGGTTTGAAGCTGTAGTGAAGCAGTATCACCTAGATAACAAAGATGCCTGGTCTCTGCTCCGAGCTTGGCTTCCAGGGACATTGGCAGCGCAGTTAACATCTGCCCACATAGATGATAATGACCATAGAGGTGAAGAATTCAGGAGGAAGGAGCTGCAGCGTGTTTTGGGTGGGCGAGACATTAGGGGTGAAGATGCCTTAAGAAAGTTGCGGTTCAGGCGATGTGATGATCCGGTCATGTTTTGTAATGATTATCTCTCCCTATATAAGTGTGTTTATAACTGCCCAGAAATGTCTCAGGATGATACCAATTTCCTGTATTCCATGGCAAATAGATGTAACGTAGATTACACCACAAGATTGGCGCTGAGAAATACCAGCTCCCATGAGAAATGTATCAATATTTTGAGGGACTGGTGTGAAGGGTCAGGAGACAGGAATAAGACACCCGAAAACATATCTGTTGTGTATAGACCTAGGAGGAAATGGTGGGTTAGATATTGTTACAAATGTGGGAGACCAGGACATATTAAAAGATATTGTGAGACATCTAATGTGCACCCTGAGCCTATAGACCATTCATCACAGCAGGAGGTTAGCAGCGTTCAGCCTGAGGGGGAGAATACCACCCAGAATAAAGAGGTCACACAAAGGTGTGAAGAGATGGGTGATATGGAGACTGACCCTGTTATATTTACATCAAATTCCCCAACAAAACAGTGCCCTAATGTAAATGAGGAAGAGACAAAGAAACAGAAAGACACATCCCCTTGTGAACAGCAAAAGGCAGGCATTAATATCCCAATGTACAATCCATGGGGAAATCTGCCATTTTTGCTATTCTTGAGTTGGTCACAGATTGCTCTACCCCTATTGCTTAATAGCTCAGCACAGTCTGCTAATATGTGTTGGTAA